From the genome of Paracoccus seriniphilus, one region includes:
- a CDS encoding phenylacetate--CoA ligase family protein, with protein MIGHYDELETRSQDAREAALARELSATLARAKTAPALARLLREVDPARVVDRAALARLPVIRKAELSQAQKKNPPFGGYTTRPVAEFDHVFQSPGPIYEPGRREGDWWRLGRFLHASGVGRGDIVQNCFGYHLTPAGMMFESGARAVDAAVLPAGTGQTELQVRAAVDIGSTCYAGTPDFLKVILDRADAMGETLLISRAVVGGGALFPSLRQEYADRGITTRQCYATADLGNIAYESDALEGMIVDEGVIVEIVRPGTGDPLPEGEVGEVVVTTLNPDYPLIRFATGDLSAVLPGISPCGRTNMRIKGWMGRADQTTKIKGMFVRPEQVAALVARHPEISRARVVADRDGEMDVMTVKVEAPAGDGEAYAASVVDTLKMKARIQIVPPGSLPNDGKVIEDLRKYD; from the coding sequence ATGATCGGACATTATGACGAACTGGAAACGCGCAGTCAGGACGCGCGTGAGGCGGCGCTTGCCCGCGAGTTGTCCGCGACACTTGCACGGGCCAAGACGGCTCCGGCGCTGGCGCGGCTGCTGCGCGAGGTTGATCCTGCCAGGGTGGTCGATCGCGCGGCCCTGGCGCGGCTGCCGGTGATCCGCAAGGCGGAACTGTCGCAGGCCCAGAAAAAGAACCCGCCCTTTGGCGGTTACACGACGCGACCGGTCGCCGAATTTGATCATGTCTTTCAAAGCCCGGGCCCGATCTATGAGCCGGGGCGGCGCGAGGGCGACTGGTGGCGACTGGGCCGCTTTCTGCATGCCTCGGGCGTGGGGCGCGGCGATATCGTGCAGAATTGTTTCGGCTATCATCTGACGCCTGCGGGGATGATGTTCGAATCCGGCGCCCGTGCCGTGGATGCCGCAGTTCTGCCTGCAGGCACGGGGCAGACCGAACTGCAGGTTCGCGCCGCCGTCGATATCGGGTCGACCTGCTATGCCGGCACGCCGGATTTTCTGAAGGTTATCCTGGATCGCGCCGATGCCATGGGCGAGACTTTGTTGATTTCGCGGGCGGTGGTGGGCGGGGGCGCTTTGTTCCCGTCACTGCGTCAGGAATATGCGGATCGGGGAATCACCACGCGGCAATGCTATGCGACGGCGGATCTTGGCAATATCGCCTATGAAAGCGATGCGCTGGAGGGAATGATCGTGGATGAGGGGGTGATCGTCGAGATCGTGCGTCCCGGCACCGGTGATCCCCTGCCCGAGGGTGAGGTCGGCGAGGTGGTCGTGACCACGCTGAATCCCGACTATCCGTTGATCCGCTTTGCAACGGGCGATCTGTCGGCGGTTCTGCCGGGCATCTCCCCCTGCGGGCGCACGAACATGCGCATCAAGGGCTGGATGGGGCGTGCCGATCAGACCACCAAGATCAAGGGGATGTTCGTGCGTCCGGAACAGGTTGCGGCCCTGGTGGCGCGCCACCCCGAGATCAGCCGTGCCCGCGTGGTGGCAGATCGTGACGGGGAAATGGACGTGATGACCGTCAAGGTGGAAGCCCCTGCCGGAGATGGCGAGGCCTATGCCGCATCGGTGGTCGATACGCTGAAGATGAAGGCGCGGATCCAGATCGTGCCGCCGGGCAGCCTGCCCAATGATGGCAAGGTCATCGAGGACCTGCGCAAATATGACTGA
- a CDS encoding flagellar motor protein MotB, translating into MAAQRGSNGPDIIIKRLAPVTEQGHHGGAWKVAYADFVTAMMAFFLLMWLLSATTEKQRVGLAEYFSPTIVQRPGASGDGVQDGVRHGVDQTLPDSKAAEFEELARQIQQQLTGTGAESMQLTNLLRHVVTRMTDEGLVIELGDLVDEPLFVDGTAQPRPALKELSAIVARVLGHVRNHLAISGHVRAYPEMLVSSPVWALSDARAHTVRNLLEQSGFDAQRIHRVTGYADRKNRVANPMDAKNNRIEVILLR; encoded by the coding sequence ATGGCAGCGCAGCGCGGCTCGAACGGACCCGATATCATCATCAAGCGCCTGGCCCCCGTGACTGAACAGGGGCACCATGGTGGCGCATGGAAGGTCGCCTATGCCGATTTCGTGACGGCGATGATGGCCTTCTTCCTGCTGATGTGGCTGTTGAGCGCGACGACCGAAAAGCAGCGCGTCGGTCTGGCGGAATATTTCAGCCCGACCATTGTGCAGAGACCCGGAGCAAGCGGCGACGGGGTGCAGGACGGCGTGCGGCATGGGGTCGATCAAACTCTTCCTGACAGCAAGGCGGCCGAATTCGAGGAACTGGCCCGGCAGATCCAGCAGCAATTGACTGGCACCGGGGCCGAGTCGATGCAACTCACCAACCTTTTGCGGCATGTGGTGACGCGCATGACGGATGAGGGGCTGGTGATCGAACTGGGCGATCTGGTCGATGAACCGCTTTTCGTCGATGGCACGGCCCAGCCCCGGCCGGCGCTGAAGGAATTGAGCGCAATTGTTGCCCGGGTTCTGGGGCATGTGCGGAATCACCTGGCGATTTCGGGCCATGTGCGGGCCTATCCCGAGATGTTGGTCTCATCGCCGGTCTGGGCGCTTTCGGACGCAAGGGCACATACGGTCCGAAACCTGCTTGAGCAGAGCGGTTTTGACGCACAGCGAATTCATCGGGTGACGGGCTATGCCGACCGCAAGAACCGCGTCGCCAACCCCATGGATGCCAAGAACAACCGAATAGAGGTGATTTTACTCAGATGA